One window of Akkermansia biwaensis genomic DNA carries:
- the floA gene encoding flotillin-like protein FloA (flotillin-like protein involved in membrane lipid rafts), whose translation MSNATVWGTFLIVVLVIFLVIFFAIIAKFFKTWLRARLAKAPVSMGNMLGMWLRKVPYPLVVDTRITAAKAGLDISTDELEAHFLAGGDIVDCVLALIAAEKAGIPLSYDRACAIDLAVKGTSKTVLEAVRTSINPRVIDCPNPSSGQTRLTAVARDGIAVAVRARVTVRTNLDLFVGGATEETVVARVGEGIVSAVGSAPSYKDVLEKPEVISRTVSDKGVDAATAFEVLSIDIADVDVAGNVGARLQAEQAEADKQIAQAKAEVRRAAAVATEQEMAAKTQEMRAKVVEAEAQIPMAMAEAFRNGNLGVLDYARYQNVVADTKMRDSIAKPEATPSSIK comes from the coding sequence ATGTCCAATGCAACTGTCTGGGGAACGTTCCTCATTGTCGTTCTCGTCATCTTCCTGGTGATCTTCTTCGCCATCATTGCCAAATTTTTCAAAACATGGCTGCGCGCGCGCCTGGCGAAAGCCCCCGTTTCCATGGGCAACATGCTCGGAATGTGGCTGCGGAAGGTGCCCTATCCCCTGGTGGTCGACACCCGCATCACTGCGGCCAAGGCCGGGCTGGACATCAGCACGGACGAGCTGGAAGCCCATTTCCTGGCCGGCGGCGACATCGTGGACTGCGTTCTGGCCCTGATTGCCGCGGAAAAAGCCGGCATTCCGCTGAGCTATGACCGAGCATGCGCCATTGACCTGGCGGTGAAAGGCACCTCCAAGACTGTGCTGGAAGCCGTGCGGACCTCCATCAATCCCAGGGTGATCGACTGCCCGAATCCGAGTTCAGGACAAACGCGCCTGACAGCCGTAGCCCGTGATGGCATCGCCGTAGCGGTACGGGCCCGCGTGACCGTGCGCACCAATCTGGACCTGTTCGTAGGGGGCGCCACGGAAGAAACGGTGGTGGCCCGCGTCGGGGAAGGCATCGTCTCCGCCGTAGGCTCCGCGCCATCCTACAAGGACGTTCTGGAAAAGCCGGAAGTCATTTCCCGCACCGTCAGCGACAAGGGGGTGGACGCCGCCACGGCATTTGAAGTTCTTTCCATTGACATTGCGGATGTGGACGTGGCCGGCAACGTGGGCGCGCGCCTTCAGGCGGAACAGGCTGAAGCGGACAAGCAAATTGCCCAGGCCAAGGCGGAAGTGCGCCGCGCCGCCGCCGTAGCCACGGAACAGGAAATGGCCGCCAAAACGCAGGAAATGCGCGCCAAGGTGGTGGAAGCGGAAGCCCAGATTCCCATGGCCATGGCGGAAGCCTTCCGCAATGGCAACCTGGGTGTGCTGGACTACGCACGCTACCAGAACGTGGTGGCGGATACCAAAATGAGGGACTCCATCGCCAAACCGGAAGCAACTCCTTCCTCCATTAAATAA
- a CDS encoding thiazole synthase, producing MTDTPLRIADREFTSRLMMGTGKFASNESMKEALEASGSQIVTVALRRADLTGNHDPAANILDFINPEKYLILPNTSGAATAEEAVRLARLAVAAGLPNWIKLEIHPDAQYLMPDPIETLKATETLVREGFTVLPYINADPVLAKRLQEAGAAAVMPLGAPIGTNKGVLTRELINIIIEQATAPVVVDAGLGAPSHAAEALEMGADAVLVNTAIAAAGNPSLMAEAFAQACRAGRSAWLAGLAAVSVKAAATSPLTSFLRS from the coding sequence ATGACAGACACACCTTTGCGGATTGCCGATCGTGAATTTACCTCCCGCCTGATGATGGGAACGGGGAAATTTGCCTCCAATGAGAGCATGAAGGAGGCGCTGGAAGCTTCCGGCTCCCAAATCGTGACTGTAGCCCTGCGCCGAGCGGACCTGACGGGCAATCACGATCCCGCCGCCAACATCCTGGATTTCATCAATCCGGAAAAATACCTCATTCTCCCGAATACCAGCGGAGCGGCTACGGCGGAAGAGGCCGTGCGGCTGGCCCGTCTTGCCGTGGCGGCCGGACTCCCCAACTGGATCAAGCTGGAAATCCACCCGGATGCGCAGTACCTGATGCCCGACCCCATTGAAACGCTCAAGGCAACGGAAACCCTCGTCCGGGAAGGCTTTACCGTTCTTCCCTACATCAACGCAGACCCCGTACTGGCCAAACGCCTGCAGGAGGCGGGCGCCGCCGCCGTCATGCCCCTGGGCGCGCCCATAGGCACCAACAAGGGCGTACTTACCCGTGAATTGATCAATATCATCATTGAACAAGCCACCGCTCCCGTGGTGGTGGACGCCGGCCTGGGCGCCCCCAGCCATGCGGCAGAAGCTCTGGAAATGGGTGCGGACGCCGTCCTGGTGAATACGGCCATTGCCGCCGCAGGCAACCCCTCCCTGATGGCGGAAGCATTCGCCCAGGCATGCCGTGCAGGCAGGTCCGCGTGGCTGGCCGGACTGGCCGCCGTCTCCGTCAAAGCGGCAGCCACCAGTCCCCTTACGTCCTTCCTGCGGTCATAA
- a CDS encoding RHS repeat-associated core domain-containing protein, whose translation MAQANKLRFSCEYADNELGLIYYNYRYLNPHDGRWINRDPVEEKDGWNLYSFVKNATTLHSDSLGLESMIKRFISETEKIKNEIVGNIEKHLNDTIEWTTCTYEDSRKQGNNIVTSSFKAGATGMSNFIGVVDIVEAIEGSQVEFVNFSPVTIPMDDGERMIHGGLGALSVALTVVSLGCGGASSTSGNALKNTAKVKLQHITTKKLGN comes from the coding sequence ATGGCTCAGGCCAATAAACTCCGCTTTTCCTGCGAATATGCAGACAATGAACTGGGACTTATCTACTATAATTACCGCTATCTCAATCCACATGATGGAAGATGGATCAATAGGGATCCAGTTGAAGAAAAAGATGGCTGGAATCTATACTCCTTTGTAAAAAATGCAACAACTTTGCATAGTGATTCTCTTGGGTTAGAGAGTATGATAAAAAGGTTTATTTCTGAAACAGAAAAGATAAAAAATGAAATTGTTGGAAATATAGAAAAACATTTAAATGACACAATAGAATGGACCACCTGTACCTATGAAGATAGTCGAAAACAAGGAAACAATATAGTTACTAGTAGTTTTAAAGCAGGGGCTACAGGTATGAGTAACTTCATTGGTGTAGTTGACATTGTAGAAGCCATTGAAGGAAGCCAAGTAGAATTTGTAAATTTTTCTCCTGTAACTATACCTATGGATGATGGAGAGCGTATGATTCACGGTGGTTTAGGAGCTCTTTCTGTTGCTCTTACAGTGGTGAGTTTAGGATGTGGAGGGGCGTCATCTACAAGTGGAAATGCTTTGAAAAATACTGCAAAAGTTAAACTTCAGCATATTACTACAAAAAAACTAGGGAATTAA